A single Herpetosiphonaceae bacterium DNA region contains:
- a CDS encoding LysE family transporter → MDMEVLLRGCLLGFSIAAPVGPIGVLCIRRALTDGRRSAFVSGLGAATADAVYGCIAGFGLTFISSLLLSHYLWLRLIGGLYLCYLGLKTFLSPPADDSGI, encoded by the coding sequence ATGGACATGGAAGTACTCTTGCGGGGATGTCTCCTCGGCTTTTCGATCGCGGCCCCGGTAGGACCAATCGGGGTGCTTTGTATTCGTCGCGCGCTGACCGACGGACGCCGCAGCGCCTTTGTCTCCGGCCTGGGCGCGGCCACCGCCGACGCGGTCTATGGCTGTATCGCCGGATTTGGCCTGACCTTTATCTCCAGCCTGCTGCTCAGCCACTACCTCTGGCTGCGTCTGATCGGTGGCCTTTACCTCTGCTACCTTGGCCTCAAGACCTTTCTCAGCCCACCCGCCGACGATTCGGGAATC
- a CDS encoding NYN domain-containing protein produces MHYIIDGHNLIGQCRTIRLTDPDDEARLVDYLHRWVLRHHRHRITVVFDGGVYGHPQALEPPGIRAVFARSPQDADERLIRLIDRVTEPRQYRVVTSDRSVATVAHARQIEVIRAERFAAQLEQPTSPARSRRPQRPRPEPKLSKAEVDRWLKEFGVDSDEPAPDA; encoded by the coding sequence ATGCATTACATCATCGATGGACACAACTTAATCGGGCAGTGCCGCACCATCCGCCTCACCGATCCCGACGACGAGGCCCGGCTGGTGGACTATTTGCACCGCTGGGTGCTGCGCCATCACCGCCACCGGATCACCGTCGTCTTCGATGGCGGCGTGTACGGACATCCGCAGGCGCTTGAGCCGCCCGGCATCCGCGCGGTCTTTGCACGCTCGCCCCAGGACGCCGACGAGCGCCTGATCCGGCTGATCGACCGGGTGACAGAGCCCCGGCAGTACCGCGTCGTCACCTCCGATCGCTCGGTTGCGACCGTGGCGCATGCCAGGCAGATCGAGGTCATCCGCGCGGAGCGTTTCGCCGCCCAGCTTGAGCAGCCGACATCACCCGCCCGCAGCCGTAGGCCGCAGCGCCCACGTCCAGAGCCCAAGCTCTCCAAAGCCGAGGTCGATCGCTGGCTCAAAGAGTTTGGCGTAGACTCCGACGAGCCTGCGCCCGATGCCTGA
- a CDS encoding response regulator: protein MTSPNYILIADDDHKIRALLVRVVQNVAPNAVIVQATSGTEALSALQQHSFTLVITDYHMPGASALDILAATHARDADVPVIVVSARSQVEPKVRAAGAAAFFSKPFEIEALTAIVRRALHSS, encoded by the coding sequence GTGACATCACCCAATTACATCCTGATCGCAGATGATGACCATAAAATCCGTGCACTGTTAGTACGAGTTGTGCAAAATGTCGCGCCGAACGCCGTGATTGTTCAGGCCACAAGCGGCACCGAGGCATTGTCTGCGCTCCAACAACATAGCTTTACGCTCGTGATCACAGATTACCACATGCCGGGCGCGTCTGCGCTTGATATTCTCGCCGCGACACACGCTCGGGATGCCGATGTGCCTGTGATTGTCGTCTCGGCTCGCTCCCAGGTCGAACCAAAGGTCCGCGCGGCAGGAGCAGCCGCGTTTTTCTCCAAGCCCTTCGAGATCGAGGCGCTCACCGCGATTGTCCGGCGCGCGCT